One window from the genome of Nicotiana sylvestris chromosome 9, ASM39365v2, whole genome shotgun sequence encodes:
- the LOC104219186 gene encoding uncharacterized protein, giving the protein MGMLDLAKKRLQMMRETEWNSLLEEVCSFCSKHDIPVPKMDEDYTLGKSKRKRSGVSYLHHFRVEVFHTVIDLEFQELNDRFDVVTTDLLLGMASLSPVDSFSNFDKDKIMKLAGYYSSEFGDNKLRELDFQLDSFIVYAQKCDSRFLNLKGIKDFARVMIETKLDLTWPLIYLLVKLTLLIPVATASVERAFSSIKYIKNDLRNRMDDDFLNDCLVCYIERKIFKTVSNNAIIDRFLSMKTRRRQL; this is encoded by the coding sequence ATGGGAATGCTTGACCTTGCAAAGAAAAGATTGCAAATGATGAGAGAAACTGAATGGAACTCTTTGTTGGAAGAGGTGTGCTCATTTTGTAGTAAACATGATATTCCAGTTCCCAAAATGGATGAAGACTATACTCTAGGAAAGTCGAAGCGTAAGAGGTCCGGAGTTTCATATTTACATCACTTTCGTGTGGAAGTGTTTCATACGGTTATTGATTTGGAATTTCAAGAGCTTAATGATCGTTTTGATGTTGTGACTACTGACTTACTACTTGGTATGGCCAGTTTGAGTCCGGTTGATTCATTTTCTAATTTTGATAAGGACAAGATAATGAAGTTAGCAGGGTATTATTCAAGTGAATTTGGTGATAACAAGCTTCGAGAACTTGATTTCCAACTTGATAGTTTCATTGTCTATGCTCAAAAGTGTGATAGCAGATTTCTTAACCTGAAGGGGATTAAGGATTTTGCTAGAGTGATGATAGAGACAAAACTGGATCTTACTTGGCCACTTATTTATTTGCTTGTGAAGTTGACTTTGCTTATACCTGTTGCTACCGCAAGCGTGGAAAGAGCATTCTCATCAATAAAGTACATCAAAAATGATCTACGAAATAGGATGGATGATGATTTTCTAAATGATTGTTTAGTTTGCTATATAGAACGTAAGATATTTAAAACTGTAAGTAATAATGCTATTATCGACCGTTTTCTAAGTATGAAAACTCGTCGACGACAATTGTAA
- the LOC104219187 gene encoding uncharacterized protein, translating into MALILRYVNKSGVVIERFLGIVHVGDTSSSSLQKAIYSLLLDHSLSRSKIRGQGYDGASNMQEKISGLTSLILQDTPFAYCIHYFAHQLQLALVALSKKHLDVDNFFYVVTNVLNTIGSSFKRMESLRQHQADKLEELLKFGEAYTGQGLNQERGLQRPGDTRWGSHFKTLDNLVVLFPSIVNVLKDMKRDCPYHLDRFAAGNLLNQIQEFGFIFMLHLMFKVLLFTNELNKALQNKN; encoded by the coding sequence ATGGCCTTAATTTTGCGATATGTCAACAAAAGTGGAGTGGTGATAGAGCGATTCTTGGGTATTGTCCACGTGGGTGATACTTCTTCCTCATCATTACAAAAAGCAATTTATTCTTTGCTTTTGGATCATTCATTAAGTAGATCCAAGATACGTGGACAAGGCTATGATGGAGCTAGTAATATGCAAGAAAAAATAAGTGGTCTCACGTCTTTAATTTTGCAAGATACTCCCTTTGCATATTGTATTCACTATTTTGCCCATCAATTGCAACTAGCACTTGTAGCTCTTTCTAAAAAGCATTTGGATGTGGATAATTTCTTTTATGTTGTTACTAATGTTTTGAATACTATTGGATCTTCATTTAAGCGCATGGAGTCACTTCGTCAACATCAAGCAGATAAGTTGGAAGAGTTGCTTAAATTTGGAGAAGCCTATACGGGGCAAGGTTTGAATCAAGAACGTGGCCTCCAACGACCGGGTGATACTCGTTGGGGGTCTCATTTTAAAACTTTAGACAATTTGGTGGTTTTATTTCCTTCCATTGTTAATGTGCTTAAAGATATGAAGCGTGACTGTCCATATCATCTTGATAGATTTGCAGCGGGAAATCTTTTAAACCAGATTCAAGAATTTGGATTTATTTTTATGTTGCACTTGATGTTTAAGGTGTTGTTATTTACAAATGAATTGAACAAAGCcttacaaaataaaaattaa
- the LOC104219185 gene encoding uncharacterized protein, with protein MARRSTSDVGRVILRHAPQNDMMICPTIQKEIVEACAKETTKAIIEDLDGDYFAILVDESKDVSHKEQMALILRYVNKSGVVIERFLGIVHVDDTSSSSLQKAIYSLLLDHSLSRSKIRGQGYDGASNMQGKISGIKFLILQDTPSAYCIHCFAHQLQLALVALSKKHSDVYNFFYVVTNVLNTIGSSFKRMESLRQHQADKLEELLKFGEAYTGQGLNQERGLQRPGDTRWGSHFKTLDNLVVLFPSIVNVLIDMKRVLHRGVSRILITWVHHYL; from the coding sequence ATGGCACGGAGATCGACATCGGATGTAGGAAGAGTAATATTACGTCATGCTCCACAAAATGATATGATGATTTGTCCAACAATTCAAAAGGAGATTGTGGAGGCTTGTGCTAAAGAAACAACTAAAGCTATCATTGAAGATTTGGATGGTGATTATTTTGCAATATTGGTTGATGAATCAAAGGACGTCTCGCATAAGGAGCAAATGGCCTTAATTTTGCGATATGTCAACAAAAGTGGAGTGGTGATAGAGCGATTCTTGGGTATTGTCCACGTGGATGATACTTCTTCCTCATCATTACAAAAAGCAATTTATTCTTTACTTTTGGATCATTCATTAAGTAGATCCAAGATACGTGGACAAGGCTATGATGGAGCTAGTAATATGCAAGGAAAAATAAGTGGTATCAAGTTTTTAATTTTGCAAGATACTCCCTCCGCATATTGTATTCACTGTTTTGCCCATCAATTGCAACTTGCACTTGTAGCTCTTTCTAAAAAGCATTCGGATGTGTATAATTTCTTTTATGTTGTTACTAATGTTTTGAATACTATTGGATCTTCATTTAAGCGCATGGAGTCACTTCGTCAACATCAAGCAGATAAGTTGGAAGAGTTGCTTAAATTTGGAGAAGCCTATACGGGGCAAGGTTTGAATCAAGAACGTGGCCTCCAACGACCGGGTGATACTCGTTGGGGGTCTCATTTTAAAACTTTAGACAATTTGGTGGTTTTATTTCCTTCCATTGTTAATGTGCTTATAGATATGAAACGTGTCTTGCACAGAGGCGTATCCAGGATTTTAATAACATGGGTGCACCATTATCTTTAA